The genomic stretch CCGTCGCCGCCAGCGTCTCGTCCCAGTCGGCGGCACGCGCGGCCGCCGCGAACTCCTCGAAGCCGTGGGTGTGTTCGCGCACGAACTCCTCGTCGACCGCGCCCGACCCCGCGCCGGAGGCGCTCTCGTGCTCAGCCAGGATCAGCTTGTTCAGGAGCCGGAAGAGCGCCTGGTCGCCGCCGATGCGGATCTGCAGGAACAGATCGGTGAGGGCGGCGCCCTTCAGCATGCCCTGCGGCGTCTGCGGGTTCTTGAACCGCTCCAGGCCGGCCTCGGGCAGCGGATTGACGCTGATGATCTTCGCGCCGTTCGCCTTGGCCTTCTCCAGCGCGGAGAGCATACGCGGATGGTTCGTCCCCGGGTTCTGTCCGGCGACGATGATCAGGTCGGCCTTGTAGAGGTCTTCGAGCAGGACGCTGCCCTTGCCGATGCCGATGGTCTGGCTGAGCGCCGATCCGGACGACTCGTGGCACATGTTGGAGCAGTCCGGCAGGTTGTTCGTGCCCAGCTCGCGCGCGAAGAGCTGGTACAGGAACGCGGCCTCGTTGCTCGTACGGCCCGAGGTGTAGAAGACGGCCTCGTCCGGGGAGGAGAGGGCGGCGATCTCCTCGGCGACGATGTCGAAGGCCCGCTCCCAGGTGACCGGCTCGTAGTGCGTGCCGCCCTCGGCGAGGTACATGGGATGCGTGAGCCGGCCCTGCTGGCCCAGCCAGTAGCCGCTGCGGCCGGCCAGGTCGGCGACGGAGTGCGCGGCGAAGAACTCCGGGGTGACACGGCGCAGCGTGGCCTCCTCGGCCACCGCCTTCGCGCCGTTCTCGCAGAACTCCGCCTTGTGCCGGTGGTCGGGCTCCGGCCAGGCGCAGCCCGGGCAGTCGAAGCCGTCCTTCTGGTTCACCCGCAGCAACGTCAGCGCCGTGCGCCGCACGCCCATCTGCTGCTGGGCGATGCGCAGCGTGTGCCCGATGGCGGGCAGTCCCGCGGCCGCGTGCTTCGGCTCCGCGACCTGCGGCGCGTCCTGGACCGGATCACCCTTGGGCGGCTTCGTCGCCATCGCACGCTCCCCTTCGACTGCGTGTGAGAAGTACGCGGACGATCCTCCCACGGGCCACCGACAACGACGCCGTCGCCCGTCCTCTCTCCCTTCTCCCTCCGATCTCCTCCGAGGTGTCGGGCAGGCTTCGAGAGGCGTCGGGCAAGGAGTCGAACCGTCCTCAGCCACCTCCCGACCCCGGTCACTGTGTCCGCGCTCACACCCACCAGCGAGACGCGACCCGGACTGTCAGTGCGGCGTGGCAGGATCGGGGACGTGGCAGAGACAGCATCGAAGAAAACCGACAAGACCCCCGGCGGTGGCCGTCCCCGGCTGATGCTCATGGACGGGCACTCGCTGGCCTACCGCGCGTTCTTCGCGCTGCCCGCGGAGAACTTCACCACCGCGACCGGCCAGCCGACGAACGCGATCTACGGCTTCGCGTCGATGCTGGCCAACACCCTGCGTGACGAGGCGCCCACGCACTTCGCCGTGGCCTTCGACGTCTCGCGCAAGACCTGGCGCTCCGAGCGCTTCACCGAGTACAAGGCGAACCGCTCCAAGACCCCGGACGAGTTCAAGGGTCAGGTCGAGCTGATCGGCGAGCTGCTCGACGCGATGCACGCCCCGCGCTTCGCCGTCGAGGGCTTCGAGGCGGACGACATCATCGCCACCCTCGCCACGCAGGCCGAGGCCGCGGGCTTCGAGGTGCTGGTCGTCACCGGCGACCGCGACTCCTTCCAGCTGGTCACCGAGAACATCACCGTGCTGTACCCGACGAAGGGCGTCTCGGAGCTGACCCGGTTCACCCCGGAGAAGGTTCTGGAGAAGTACGGCTTGACGCCTGCCCAGTACCCCGACTTCGCGGCCCTGCGCGGCGACCCGTCCGACAACCTCCCGGGCATCCCCGGCGTCGGCGAGAAGACCGCCGCGAAGTGGATCAACCAGTTCGGCTCCTTCGCGGACCTGGTCGAGCGCGCCGACGAGGTCAAGGGCAAGGCCGGGCAGAACCTCCGCGACCACCTGGAGTCGGTCAAGCTCAACCGCGTCCTCACCGAGCTGGAGCGCCAGGTCGAACTGCCCAAGGCAGTCCCCGACCTGGAGCGGGCCCCGTACGACCGCAAGGCCGTCGCGATGGTCCTGGACACCCTGGAGATCCGCAACCCGTCCCTGCGCGAGCGCCTCTTCGCCGTCGACCCGGGCGCCGAGGAGGCCGAGACCAACCCCGTGGCGACCGGCGGCGTGGAGATCGACGGCAAGATCTTGCGCACCGGCGAGCTGGCCCCCTGGCTCGCCGAGCACGGCGGCGGGACCCTGGGCGTCGCCACCGTCGACACCTGGGCACTGGGCACCGGCTCGGTCGCCGAGGTCGCCCTGGCCGCGGCCGGGGGAGCGGCCGTCCGGTTCGACCCGGCCGAGCTGGACGAGGCCGACGAGAACGCGTTCGCGGCCTGGCTGGCCGACGCCGCCCGCCCCAAGGTGTTCCACGACGCCAAGGGCGCCATGCGCGTCTTCGCCGAGCACGGCTGGTCCGTCGAGGGCGTGACCATGGACACCGCGCTCGCCGCCTACCTGGTCAAGCCGGGCCGCCGCTCCTTCGACCTGGACGCACTGTCCCTGGAGTACCTGCACCGCGAGCTGGCGCCCGCCGCCGCGGCCGACGGCCAGCTGGCCTTCGGTGCCGACGACGGCGCCGAGGCCGAGGCGCTGATGATCCAGGCCCGCGCGGTCCTCGACCTCGGTGAGGCCTTCGAGACCCGCCTGGAGGAGGTCGGCGCGGCGGACCTGCTGCGCGACATGGAGCTGCCCACGTCCGCGCTGCTCGCCCGCATGGAGCGGCACGGCATCGCGGCCGACCGAGCACACCTGGAGGCGATGGAGCAGACGTTCGCGGGAGCGGTCCAGCAGGCCGTGAAGGAGGCCCACGCGGCCGCCGGTCACGAGTTCAACCTGGGCTCGCCCAAGCAGCTCCAGGAGGTCCTCTTCGGCGAGCTGGCCCTGCCGAAGACGAAGAAGACCAAGACCGGCTACACCACCGACGCCGACGCCCTGGCCTGGCTGGCCACCCAGACCGACAACGAACTGCCGGTGATCATGCTCCGCCACCGCGAGCAGGCGAAGCTGCGCGTCACGGTCGAGGGGCTGATCAAGACCATCGCGGGCGACGGCCGTATCCACACCACCTTCAACCAGACGGTGGCGGCGACGGGCCGCCTCTCCTCCACGGACCCGAACCTGCAGAACATCCCGGTCCGCACCGACGAGGGCCGGGCGATCCGCCGCGGCTTCGTGGTCGGCGAGGGCTTCGAGTCGCTGATGACCGCCGACTACAGCCAGATCGAGCTGCGCGTGATGGCCCACCTCTCCGAGGACGAGGGCCTGATCCGGGCGTTCACCTCCGGCGAGGACCTGCACACCACGGCCGCGTCCCAGGTGTTCGGCGTCGAGCCCGCCGCGGTGGACGCGGAGATGCGCCGCAAGATCAAGGCGATGTCGTACGGCCTGGCCTACGGCCTCTCCGCGTTCGGCCTCTCCCAGCAGCTGAACATCGAGGCGGCCGAGGCCCGCGCCCTCATGGACGCGTACTTCGAGCGCTTCGGCGGCGTCCGGGACTATCTGCGCCGGGCGGTCGACGAGGCGCGGGCGACGGGCTACACGGCGACGCTCTTCGGCCGCCGCCGCTACCTCCCCGACCTCAACAGCGACAACCGCCAGCGCCGCGAGGCGGCCGAGCGCATGGCCCTGAACGCGCCCATCCAGGGCACGGCGGCCGACATCGTCAAGATCGCCATGCTCAAGGTGGACAGCGCGCTGCGGGCAGCGGACCTGAAGTCCCGCATGCTCCTCCAGGTCCACGACGAAATCGTCCTGGAGATCGCCCCCGGCGAGCGGGCGGCCG from Streptomyces roseochromogenus subsp. oscitans DS 12.976 encodes the following:
- the polA gene encoding DNA polymerase I, with translation MAETASKKTDKTPGGGRPRLMLMDGHSLAYRAFFALPAENFTTATGQPTNAIYGFASMLANTLRDEAPTHFAVAFDVSRKTWRSERFTEYKANRSKTPDEFKGQVELIGELLDAMHAPRFAVEGFEADDIIATLATQAEAAGFEVLVVTGDRDSFQLVTENITVLYPTKGVSELTRFTPEKVLEKYGLTPAQYPDFAALRGDPSDNLPGIPGVGEKTAAKWINQFGSFADLVERADEVKGKAGQNLRDHLESVKLNRVLTELERQVELPKAVPDLERAPYDRKAVAMVLDTLEIRNPSLRERLFAVDPGAEEAETNPVATGGVEIDGKILRTGELAPWLAEHGGGTLGVATVDTWALGTGSVAEVALAAAGGAAVRFDPAELDEADENAFAAWLADAARPKVFHDAKGAMRVFAEHGWSVEGVTMDTALAAYLVKPGRRSFDLDALSLEYLHRELAPAAAADGQLAFGADDGAEAEALMIQARAVLDLGEAFETRLEEVGAADLLRDMELPTSALLARMERHGIAADRAHLEAMEQTFAGAVQQAVKEAHAAAGHEFNLGSPKQLQEVLFGELALPKTKKTKTGYTTDADALAWLATQTDNELPVIMLRHREQAKLRVTVEGLIKTIAGDGRIHTTFNQTVAATGRLSSTDPNLQNIPVRTDEGRAIRRGFVVGEGFESLMTADYSQIELRVMAHLSEDEGLIRAFTSGEDLHTTAASQVFGVEPAAVDAEMRRKIKAMSYGLAYGLSAFGLSQQLNIEAAEARALMDAYFERFGGVRDYLRRAVDEARATGYTATLFGRRRYLPDLNSDNRQRREAAERMALNAPIQGTAADIVKIAMLKVDSALRAADLKSRMLLQVHDEIVLEIAPGERAAAEEIVRHEMANAVHLHAPLDVSVGAGPDWESAAH